A region of the Antedon mediterranea chromosome 4, ecAntMedi1.1, whole genome shotgun sequence genome:
gtacatccctatcCTAATACGTTCTATGatcctcggtcaagttgtcctttaataaATCACCAAAACCACATTAAGGTTTTTACAGAACTACAAAATCAAATAATGTGAGTGATGGGACACATATAATGTGATaaacaaaatggtaaaataaacttttttttttaggggAAACAACCTGGTTGGTGAATATAACTATTTCTACTTTCTTATCAATAGAACTGAACACCTTTACAAATGGGTCAAACAAGGGGAACACATTTAAACTATCTTCCCTGttggaataaaatattttttcagagTACCTAAACAAGAACCGGTATCTATTTAGACACTAAACGAACGTTAAGGAAGAAGAATCAACAATTAGCTTGATGCTTTATGTTTTAAGTAAATAGATACCTATATCatcgtgaaaaaaaaaacaaaacaatcgTTGAAAATTGTCTTTTATAATTttctattgtaaataataaagcttggtttcgACTAGTGACGCAACGTAATGCTACCTACGAAACGTAAGAAAATggccttccaataattgtgtttgcccccccgcctgcgtgaaatcaaacctgcgatttttgcatcgtcggttcccactcCCAATGATTATGCAAAACATCACTTTGAGTCAATACGTCACTgagttgcgttctagtgggaataACACTTCAGAGGAAAACGAATTCACACTATCCTATCTGAAAACATCAGCAATATCCTATGTCTATGTCTTACCCAATGTTGTAAAGTtaagtaataataaatgcataatTGTCGGCCacttttatgtgtttttttttcttggaaTTCTCAACCAGGGTTTACCACTATATTGGGGGAGGGGGGCATGGATGCCTTATGGCACTGAAACAGCAGCAAAAGCATAgaattcatgtttttaaaaaatagccAAAGCGGCAGGACAATTAAACTACATTACAACAACATAACATCCATATTGCTAATCTGTAATTATTAAaacttataatataataatgtttgttgttttgataagaagtttgttgttgtttagttGGCTTATTGTTGATTGGTTTGTTAATTTGTTAGCTGATTGTTGATTGGTTTGTTAATTTGGTAGCTGATTGTTGATTGGTgtgttaatttgtttgttgcTTGTTTACAGTCTGTTGATTGgtttgttaatttgtttgcaGTTTGTTGATTGGTTTGTTAATGTGTTTCTTTGTTGGCTGTTTGTTGATTAATTGATTGGTCTATACTGTTACTTTGTTAACTGATAGTTGATTGGTTTGTTAAATTGTTTGCTGTTCCTCATTGGTTTGATTGGTTTGTTAGTTTGTTAGCAGCATACTTACCATTAATtgcattaatataaataaactgaTCCTTGAAAATAATTGCAAATCCAGTCTGTATTAATACCATAGAAATCCTAACGACATTCCTCTTCCATGTAGCAACCTATAATAAAAAGCAAGACATATTTTGACAAATTTCTGTCTACTGTtatgttttatttgaaaatatttaaagcaagacaatctaacaacaggagaCCGAGTTCTGGatatcaaagggtttatctgtggctgtgacacAATCAGTTCCACGCCTCTTTACAGACACAGCGTATCAAGGAATTTATgtacattgtacagtactgttggtatttgtcgcagccaaaGATCAAAGAAATGTTACGAGTTCTTATCAATTGGCAAgacgagctcagtgtcctgttgttagattgctttGTTTAAAGACAGATGAGATTAGTAGTGGCACCGTGGATTAGTGGTTGACATGCTTGCTTATCAATTCCAGGTTTCTTGGTTCAATTCACAATTCCAGGATTTTTCTGATTGCTCATCACCTTTTGTCAATGAagattgtttatgtttattgttGGCAATAAAAGTAAAGAAAACGTGTGTTTCAAAATctcctatttttaatttctgCTCTATACTGGGGGTCCTCTTCAGTCAAGTACTGCCCTCCCAGGGGCCAAGTATacagacaaaaaaaaaccaagttAATAATACAAAGACAAAACACAAAGATAAAACAAGCCACCAAAATGTATTTTCTGTTGAATGGTAGGTATAGTTAGTAATGGTACTCACTGAATCTGGAACGGTTTTTGCTACAGGTATTAAATCGGAAACATCAATATCCTCGGCTGAAAAACTGTTTGATGACAACAATGGAGCTCGCTCATTATCATTTTTGATATTGACAAGTAACTTTGTTACATTAGGTCCGAATATTCGAcctaaaaaaacatgaaaaaaaaggaaaaccatgttaattaattatttctttgattctttcTTCTTTGAACTGGTGACCTCCTCAGTATGAGACTCTCCCAGAGGATTCAGTCCAGAAATATAATCGGCACACCAAGAGACAATCCCTTTCTCATTTCAGCATACATAGGTATGTGCATTGTATGTTCACAGGACCTACATCTTTATGTCTTATCTGAAGTACGAGACAATGTAAGTACTAAATGATACCTCAAGCATGAAAAGCAAGTCTATCACATAAGATACATGCAATGGTTGCCCATTTATTTTACTATGAAATGATGTGCATTGTAGTATTTATACAAAGTGTATGCTAATCCCTGGAAACATAAGTCATTTAATGCCACACATCGTCGCACAAGGGCGTAGCAGTGGGGATGTAACACAGGGCAATATACTAAATCACTAACAACTTGAATACCTTAACCATACCTTCAGTAAACAGGATATTTTCCAGAATTTCAATAATTGGATAAACCGTAAGAGGATAAGTAAAAGCCACACCAATACATATTGTCACATTCGCAATGTAGGAAAACACTGTGTTTGCTGGAAGATTCTGAATAAGGATCTGTTCAACATCATCTCCATACTTCAAGTATCCGAGAACCCCAAGCGAGCCTAACATTACAAACAAAAGCATCAGTGATCCATGCAGGAACGATGGGTATTTTGGCCGATTTTCAGCCATACTGGATTCAATTGGTATTATCtgtaatgataaaaatatatataagatTTATTATCAACTTTCATCATGCTGATTGTATAAAGAATATCATTGTGATTTTCATTTTTAGCCTATACATTACATCAGGCCCAATTTTCTTGTActactttattaaaaaatgttatgataTTATGTTATTAAAGATTTTATGTGTTATTGAAACCACAATGTATTGTATAGTCATGATTGGGCCTTTTTTGATGATTTCCTTCATTGGACCACACAGTtactaaatatacagtatatttacacAGTGTATATATCCAGTATACATACTGCACACATATCTGCAGtacagtatacacagtatatagGCAGTTAGTATACTGTGTAtgcttttaatatattttgggcatatttaaataatgtttattctaCTAAGGCTAAATGTTGATTCTTTGGATACAGATTTAACAATGGTTCTTAATCTTTCTAACAATATTTTGcttagtttttttattatttcatggtTGAATGACTTACAGTTCCGATTCCTTCATACATACAGGAAACTGCACCAAAAAAAACAGGAAAGGTTGCAAACTTAAAATATTCTACACTGTCGTCTACTGCAAAacctaaaaagaaaaaacattttagtgGAGACTATCGGCATAGTAAACcgtaaaagttttaaaatttcCACAGTTGACCATGCCGATAGTCAATATCAGGCCTTTTCTTTTGAGGtgagcgagtgcgatcactcacctaacacactttATCTACAAACGGCACACTTACATCACCCCTGAAtatattgaggagtgcaatttgtagcacacctacaattttaaaagaaaaggcCTGCAATATTTGGTGTGGTTGCTATCGCCATGGTCGATCATACGTAAAACATATTGTTTCGTATCGAAAAAGGTCAACAATTCTTCTTAATTCTGTTGTCTATCGGCAGAAACATGTGCAAAGTCAACCATGCTGATAGACAACTTTACATTACATGCATGGTCAACTGTGCtgatagaaaataatatattacgcACGTCAGTTAAATTTCAgcataattatttttcaataataatcattatcaacatcaaatcatttttatttggttttaaaataatCACTGCATTGATTACCTTTAATTAGTGACGTCAATACAACTCCATATCCTAGAAAGATACTGATGTTTGCTACGACGCTGATTGGTCCCATACTCCTCACATTCCGTAAtaacacaaacaataaaaacaatggcAAAGGAAATAACACTAAAATAGGAAAAGCTGGAGCTGTAGTCACTCGCGCATACGGCTGCACATCAACgattgtattatttttcttcTGACTTTGTAGCTCATTTAAAGATGTTTCCGAAGTTTGGTTCACAAATGgaaataaatttgtttgtaaaGTATTTCCTAAAAAAATCATATATGCAATGCAGAAAAAGAATTGTGTGAAAAAAAGTGCAAAGTTGACAACATAAAGCCCCC
Encoded here:
- the LOC140047045 gene encoding uncharacterized protein translates to MAGKIVKRMNNRLVQASVDFANVFKAFIGTNYLALAFAFLQSGLILGLIGLLVITIVTDHCCQLIVKCKYLVVDQIINEFVSKQGIHDVASPKIGKLRERLERHLTYGDIARKSLGIWGLYVVNFALFFTQFFFCIAYMIFLGNTLQTNLFPFVNQTSETSLNELQSQKKNNTIVDVQPYARVTTAPAFPILVLFPLPLFLLFVLLRNVRSMGPISVVANISIFLGYGVVLTSLIKGFAVDDSVEYFKFATFPVFFGAVSCMYEGIGTIIPIESSMAENRPKYPSFLHGSLMLLFVMLGSLGVLGYLKYGDDVEQILIQNLPANTVFSYIANVTICIGVAFTYPLTVYPIIEILENILFTEGRIFGPNVTKLLVNIKNDNERAPLLSSNSFSAEDIDVSDLIPVAKTVPDSVATWKRNVVRISMVLIQTGFAIIFKDQFIYINAINGSIGSTLLAYILPAVISIKLLRKKMSNLVFAKDVFLILFGVVGGLSGLIVSIYNMVKHFQGQS